In Notamacropus eugenii isolate mMacEug1 chromosome 1, mMacEug1.pri_v2, whole genome shotgun sequence, one genomic interval encodes:
- the CAPG gene encoding macrophage-capping protein: MYGSIPKSASPFESTVQEPGLHVWRVEKLKPVPVPPESRGIFFSGDSYLVLHNGPEEQSHLHLWIGQQSSRDEQGACAVLSVHLNSLLGERAVQHREVQGNESDRFMSYFPRGLQYQEGGVESAFHRTSSEAPSGPIQRLFQVKGKKNIRATERALSWESFNTGDCFILDLGRTIFVWCGSKSNILERNKAQDLALAIRDSERQGKAQMEIVTEGEEPAEMIQILGSKPTLKEGNPEEDLRADQTNAHAAALYKVSDATGQMHLSKMADSSPFAVELLIDDDCFVLDNGLCGKIYVWKGRKANEKERQAALKVAEDFISRMRYAPNTQVEILPQGRESAIFKQFFKNWK, encoded by the exons ATGTATGGGTCAATCCCGAAGAG CGCCTCCCCATTTGAGTCAACAGTGCAGGAGCCAGGCCTTCACGTGTGGAGGGTGGAAAAGTTGAAGCCTGTGCCTGTGCCCCCAGAGAGCCGCGGAATCTTCTTCTCCGGAGACTCCTACCTTGTCCTGCACAATGGCCCCGAAGAGCAGTCCCACCTTCACCTCTGGATTG gtCAGCAGTCCTCCCGAGATGAGCAAGGAGCCTGCGCAGTATTATCTGTGCACCTCAACTCCTTGCTGGGGGAGAGGGCAGTGCAGCACCGGGAGGTCCAGGGCAATGAGTCAGACCGCTTCATGAGTTACTTCCCTCGAGGCCTCCAGTACCAG GAAGGAGGTGTGGAGTCAGCGTTTCACCGGACCTCATCTGAAGCTCCCTCAGGTCCCATCCAGAGACTGttccaggtcaaggggaaaaagAACATTCGAGCCACGGAGAGGGCCCTGAGCTGGGAGAGCTTTAACACCGGAGACTGCTTCATTCTGGACTTGGGCCGT ACCATCTTTGTTTGGTGTGGGAGCAAATCCAACATTCTAGAACGAAACAAAGCCCAGGACCTGGCTCTGGCCATCAGGGACAGTGAACGGCAGGGAAAAGCCCAGATGGAGATTGTCACCGAGGGGGAGGAGCCAGCAGAGATGATCCAG ATCTTGGGGTCAAAGCCAACCCTGAAGGAGGGCAACCCAGAAGAAGACCTCAGGGCTGATCAAACTAATGCCCATGCTGCTGCCTTATATAAG GTTTCTGATGCCACTGGCCAGATGCACTTGTCCAAGATGGCAGACTCTAGCCCATTTGCTGTTGAGCTGTTGATTGACGACGACTGCTTTGTGTTGGACAATGGCCTCTGCGGCAAGATCTACGTCTGGAAGG GGAGAAAAGCTAATGAGAAAGAACGACAAGCTGCCCTAAAAGTGGCAGAAGACTTCATTTCCCGGATGCGGTATGCCCCCAATACCCAG GTAGAGATTCTGCCCCAGGGTCGGGAGAGCGCCATCTTCAAGCAATTtttcaagaattggaaatga